The Echeneis naucrates chromosome 8, fEcheNa1.1, whole genome shotgun sequence genome has a window encoding:
- the lfng gene encoding beta-1,3-N-acetylglucosaminyltransferase lunatic fringe isoform X1, with amino-acid sequence MLKSNAKKAAISAASTAAVCLMLLLVVVQHHRAKVAEDAGTGATGTGSPIRDAASPAAEDARLGSAPAVRPGFSAYFTKLSRGRREAEKPLRASASAAEPPPAEDISPDDIFIAVKTTKKFHRPRLNLLLDTWISRNMQQTYIFTDGEDDELKKKIGSHAINTNCSAAHSRQALSCKMAVEYDKFIESGKKWFCHVDDDNYVNVRALVKHLSQYPHTQDMYIGKPSLDRPIEATERLGDNKMKPVNFWFATGGAGFCVSRGLALKMSPWASGGHFMNTAEKIRLPDDCTIGYIIESVLGVPLTRSNLFHSHLENLQQVQRSEIHKQITLSYGMFENKSNIINLKGVFPVEEDPSRFKSVHCLLYPDTPWCPPQVAF; translated from the exons ATGCTGAAGAGTAACGCAAAGAAAGCAGCCATCTCTGCAGCCAGCACGGCGGCCGTCTGCCTGATGCTGCTCCTGGTCGTAGTGCAGCATCATCGGGCCAAGGTGGCCGAGGACGCGGGCACGGGGGCCACCGGGACCGGCTCTCCGATCCGGGACGCCGCGTCGCCGGCTGCAGAGGACGCGCGGCTCGGGAGCGCACCGGCGGTCAGACCGGGATTCTCCGCGTATTTCACCAAACTGAGCCGCGGACGCCGGGAGGCGGAGAAGCCTTTACGCGCCTCCGCGTCCGCCGCCGAGCCGCCTCCGGCCGAAGACATCAGCCCGGATGACATCTTCATCGCCGTGAAGACCACCAAGAAGTTCCACCGGCCCAGGCTGAACCTGCTCCTGGACACATGGATCTCCAGGAACATGCAACAG ACCTACATCTTCACAGACGGAGAAGACGAtgagctgaagaagaaaatcG GGAGTCATGCAATCAACACCAACTGCTCTGCAGCTCACAGCCGACAAGCTCTGTCCTGCAAGATGGCTGTGGAATATGACAAGTTCATAGAGTCGGGGAAAAA GTGGTTCTGTCATGTTGATGATGACAACTACGTGAACGTTCGGGCTCTGGTGAAGCACCTGTCCCAGTACCCCCACACCCAGGACATGTACATTGGCAAACCCAGTCTGGACCGGCCCATAGAGGCCACAGAGAGACTGGGGGACAATAAGATG AAACCAGTGAACTTCTGGTTTGCTACTGGAGGAGCAGGCTTCTGCGTGAGTCGGGGTCTGGCACTGAAGATGAGCCCGTGGGCCAG TGGCGGCCACTTCATGAACACGGCGGAGAAAATCCGCCTGCCTGACGACTGCACCATCGGCTACATCATCGAGTCGGTCCTCGGCGTTCCACTGACCCGCAGCAACCTGTTCCACTCCCACCTGGAGAACCTGCAGCAGGTTCAGAGGTCTGAGATCCATAAGCAG ATTACTCTCAGTTATGGGATGTTTGAAAACAAGAGTAATATCATCAATCTGAAAGGAGTGTTTCCTGTGGAGGAGGATCCATCCAG GTTTAAGTCTGTGCACTGTCTCCTGTATCCAGACACCCCGTGGTGCCCGCCTCAGGTTGCCTTTTAG
- the lfng gene encoding beta-1,3-N-acetylglucosaminyltransferase lunatic fringe isoform X2: MLKSNAKKAAISAASTAAVCLMLLLVVVQHHRAKVAEDAGTGATGTGSPIRDAASPAAEDARLGSAPAVRPGFSAYFTKLSRGRREAEKPLRASASAAEPPPAEDISPDDIFIAVKTTKKFHRPRLNLLLDTWISRNMQQTYIFTDGEDDELKKKIGNHAINTNCSAAHSRQALSCKMAVEYDKFIESGKKWFCHVDDDNYVNVRALVKHLSQYPHTQDMYIGKPSLDRPIEATERLGDNKMKPVNFWFATGGAGFCVSRGLALKMSPWASGGHFMNTAEKIRLPDDCTIGYIIESVLGVPLTRSNLFHSHLENLQQVQRSEIHKQITLSYGMFENKSNIINLKGVFPVEEDPSRFKSVHCLLYPDTPWCPPQVAF, from the exons ATGCTGAAGAGTAACGCAAAGAAAGCAGCCATCTCTGCAGCCAGCACGGCGGCCGTCTGCCTGATGCTGCTCCTGGTCGTAGTGCAGCATCATCGGGCCAAGGTGGCCGAGGACGCGGGCACGGGGGCCACCGGGACCGGCTCTCCGATCCGGGACGCCGCGTCGCCGGCTGCAGAGGACGCGCGGCTCGGGAGCGCACCGGCGGTCAGACCGGGATTCTCCGCGTATTTCACCAAACTGAGCCGCGGACGCCGGGAGGCGGAGAAGCCTTTACGCGCCTCCGCGTCCGCCGCCGAGCCGCCTCCGGCCGAAGACATCAGCCCGGATGACATCTTCATCGCCGTGAAGACCACCAAGAAGTTCCACCGGCCCAGGCTGAACCTGCTCCTGGACACATGGATCTCCAGGAACATGCAACAG ACCTACATCTTCACAGACGGAGAAGACGAtgagctgaagaagaaaatcGGTAA TCATGCAATCAACACCAACTGCTCTGCAGCTCACAGCCGACAAGCTCTGTCCTGCAAGATGGCTGTGGAATATGACAAGTTCATAGAGTCGGGGAAAAA GTGGTTCTGTCATGTTGATGATGACAACTACGTGAACGTTCGGGCTCTGGTGAAGCACCTGTCCCAGTACCCCCACACCCAGGACATGTACATTGGCAAACCCAGTCTGGACCGGCCCATAGAGGCCACAGAGAGACTGGGGGACAATAAGATG AAACCAGTGAACTTCTGGTTTGCTACTGGAGGAGCAGGCTTCTGCGTGAGTCGGGGTCTGGCACTGAAGATGAGCCCGTGGGCCAG TGGCGGCCACTTCATGAACACGGCGGAGAAAATCCGCCTGCCTGACGACTGCACCATCGGCTACATCATCGAGTCGGTCCTCGGCGTTCCACTGACCCGCAGCAACCTGTTCCACTCCCACCTGGAGAACCTGCAGCAGGTTCAGAGGTCTGAGATCCATAAGCAG ATTACTCTCAGTTATGGGATGTTTGAAAACAAGAGTAATATCATCAATCTGAAAGGAGTGTTTCCTGTGGAGGAGGATCCATCCAG GTTTAAGTCTGTGCACTGTCTCCTGTATCCAGACACCCCGTGGTGCCCGCCTCAGGTTGCCTTTTAG